AACGAGCGAGCAGCGGTTGCACTGGATACATTTTTCAGGATCCCATTCAGGCACCTGCGTTGCAACACAGCGTTTTTCGTATGCCGTAAGCCCAAGCTCTATCGTTCCGTCTTCGTAGCCCAGGAACGTGCTGACCGGCAGTTTGTCGCCTTTCTGAACGTTGATGGGGTCGAGCATATTGCGGACTATCGGAGGAACGCTGTCTTCACTGCGCGGAGCAGGCGCGTCTTCCGCCGTTTTCCAGCTTTCGGGAATTTCAACCCTGACAAGGCATTTGCCTCCGTCTTCGATTGCGGCGATGTTTTGCGCTATAACCTTGTCGCCTTTGGCAAAGTAGGTTTTTTCTATCGCTTTTTTCATGTATTCAACCGCTTTTTCAACCGGTATTACGTCCGCAAGGTGGAAGAATGCCGACTGAAGCGGTATGTTGACGTGGTTTCCGAGTCCGTGGCGCTGCGCGATTTCCGTTGCATCGATTATGTAGAACTGCGCATTGCGCTCCGCAAGGGTGCGTTTGACTTTCGCGGGGAGCATTTTGTCAAGATCTTCAGGTTTCCAGCTGCAGTTGAGCAGGAAGGTGCCTCCGTAACGGAGCTCACCCGCAACGTCAAAGTCCTGGAGCACGTAGGCTTTGTTGTGCGCCGCAACGAAATCTGCCTGACGAACAAGGTATGCCGAGCGTATGGGTTCATCGCTGAAGCGCAGATGTGAGATTGTTACGCCGAGCGATTTTTTGGCGTCGTATTCAAAATAAGCCTGTCCGTATTTGTCCGTGTTGTCAGCGATTATGTCCACCGTGTTTTTGTTCGCGCCTACGGTTCCGTCCCCGCCCAGTCCCCAGAATTTGAAGCAGTGCTGCTTCGGCGCGTCGGGATATACGGCGTAATGGCTGTCAAGGGAATGTCCCGTGACGTCGTCTTCTATGCCGATTGTGAAGCCGTTTTTGGGTCTTGGCGCCGCAAGGTTGTCATAGACTGCGACTATCTGCGCCGGATCTGTATCTTTTGAGGAAAGTCCGTAGTGTCCGCCGATTATGTCCACCATAAGCCCTGTTCCGTTAAACGCGGCGCATACGTCCTGATAGAGCGGCTGGCCGGCTGCGCCCATTTCTTTGCAGCGGTCAAGAACGGCTATGCGCTGAGTGCTGTTCGGGAGCGCTTCAATGAAGTGGCGTATTGAGAACGGACGGTAAAGGTGAACCTGGAGGAATCCGACACGGCGTCCCTTTGAGTTAAGCCAGTCAACTGTTTCTTTAATTGTTGAGGAAACAGAGCCCATGGCGACGATGACGTCTTCCGCAAGCGGGTCTCCGTAGTAGTTGAAAAGGTGATATTCGCGCCCCGTGATGTCGCTTATCTGCGCAAGATAGTCTTCCACTATATCGGGAAGCTCGTCGTAGAAGCGGTTGTTTGCTTCGCGTACCTGAAAATAAACGTCAGGATTCTGGACAGTGCTGCGAAGCACGGGGTGTTCCGGATTCAGCGCGTTGCTGCGCCACAGCGCAAGCGCTTCGCGGTCAAGCAGCGGCGCAAGCTCGGAATATTCCAGTTTTTCGATTTTGTCTATTTCGTGAGAGGTGCGGAACCCGTCAAAGAAATGCATGAACGGTATGCGGCCTTTAACCGCCGCAAGATGGGCAACCGCCGCGAGATCCATAACTTCCTGCACGGAGCCTGAGCAGAGCTGCGCCCAGCCTGTCTGGCGGCAGTTCATAACGTCCGAATGGTCGCCGAAAATTGACATCGCATGCGTGCCGACAGTCCGCGCGGCAACGTGGAGAACCGCAGGGTGGCGCTGTCCT
The sequence above is drawn from the Candidatus Equadaptatus faecalis genome and encodes:
- the nifJ gene encoding pyruvate:ferredoxin (flavodoxin) oxidoreductase; the encoded protein is MDGNEAAAYIAYAFTEIAAIYPITPSSPMAEKTDVWSANGKKNIFGQPVTLVEMQSEAGAIGAVHGALETGALAASFTSSQGLMLMIPVMHRISGQRHPAVLHVAARTVGTHAMSIFGDHSDVMNCRQTGWAQLCSGSVQEVMDLAAVAHLAAVKGRIPFMHFFDGFRTSHEIDKIEKLEYSELAPLLDREALALWRSNALNPEHPVLRSTVQNPDVYFQVREANNRFYDELPDIVEDYLAQISDITGREYHLFNYYGDPLAEDVIVAMGSVSSTIKETVDWLNSKGRRVGFLQVHLYRPFSIRHFIEALPNSTQRIAVLDRCKEMGAAGQPLYQDVCAAFNGTGLMVDIIGGHYGLSSKDTDPAQIVAVYDNLAAPRPKNGFTIGIEDDVTGHSLDSHYAVYPDAPKQHCFKFWGLGGDGTVGANKNTVDIIADNTDKYGQAYFEYDAKKSLGVTISHLRFSDEPIRSAYLVRQADFVAAHNKAYVLQDFDVAGELRYGGTFLLNCSWKPEDLDKMLPAKVKRTLAERNAQFYIIDATEIAQRHGLGNHVNIPLQSAFFHLADVIPVEKAVEYMKKAIEKTYFAKGDKVIAQNIAAIEDGGKCLVRVEIPESWKTAEDAPAPRSEDSVPPIVRNMLDPINVQKGDKLPVSTFLGYEDGTIELGLTAYEKRCVATQVPEWDPEKCIQCNRCSLVCPHAAIRPYLLNEEEAANAPAGMLKKKALGNFPGMQFSLLISKEDCTGCGSCAASCPAKEKALKMIPFGESKSTQEEWQYGLNLPDKNVPDRYTVKNSQFYTPLLEFSAACAGCGETPYAKLLTQLFGERVYWANATGCSQAWGGAMPGIPYTKNKQGCGPAWSNSLFEDNAEFCLGMSLSVRQQRDAQKLRAGRLLELGGNAPEKEIKEWLDAFDKFEQSKAAGDRLAEALEAKLETLDGESRQLAEEILLNKDQLSKKTFWMYGGDGWAYDIGFGGLDHVLASGQNVNVFIVDTEVYSNTGGQSSKATPLGAVAQFCKSGKVTGKKDLGAIFMTYGSVYVAQVAMGADPAQLVKAIKEAEEYDGPSIIISYAPCVAHGIVRGMSSTQEEMKRAVEAGYWTLYRYNPQLEQPLTIDSKAPVLPYGEFLDGEVRYNSLKRTFPDNADKFFKKAAEDAAKKYEKYVKMEKNQ